A window from Salminus brasiliensis chromosome 7, fSalBra1.hap2, whole genome shotgun sequence encodes these proteins:
- the LOC140559668 gene encoding odorant receptor 131-2-like yields the protein MNSSRDAFEDAFMKNFIAVGLGVIITYINGIFVFAFFKNPVFYTNPRYILYTHLVINDIIMLFLSVSLYVVSYAAPLMNVALCSFLLFFTSTTAENSPLNLAGMALERYIAICKPLHHPQLCSVNRTYILIGLIWFLTFVPALTDIIIVLVNEPISIFSMSVMCYSKNVFGSNQHLVKLIIVESLYLSCVWMTLIFTYFKVLQAAKAATTDQVSARKARNTILLHGLQLLLCMLTYITPFIIYFFLVLFPKYRTVFMYLSYLVSNVFPRLLSPLIYGVRDLTMYRHVKMYLTCNLFSPKVQPKANGI from the coding sequence ATGAACTCAAGTCGGGATGCTTTTGAGGACGCTTTTATGAAGAACTTTATTGCAGTTGGACTGGGTGTGATCATAACTTACATCAATGGGATTtttgtttttgccttttttaaaaatccagTTTTCTACACCAACCCAAGATACATCCTGTACACTCATCTTGTCATCAATGATATAATCATGCTCTTTCTTTCAGTTTCTCTATATGTTGTGAGTTACGCTGCACCTCTAATGAATGTCGCACTCTGCagttttctgcttttctttacCTCAACAACTGCAGAAAACAGTCCACTGAATCTAGCTGGAATGGCCTTGGAGCGCTACATTGCCATCTGCAAACCACTTCATCACCCTCAGCTCTGTTCAGTGAACAGGACTTACATTCTCATCGGCCTGATCTGGTTCCTGACCTTTGTTCCAGCTCTAACTGATATCATCATTGTGTTGGTGAATGAACCCATCAGCATTTTCTCAATGTCGGTTATGTGCTACAGCAAGAATGTCTTCGGTTCGAATCAGCACCTTGTAAAACTGATAATTGTAGAGTCTCTTTATTTATCATGTGTGTGGATGACCCTGATCTTCACTTACTTCAAGGTTCTTCAGGCAGCGAAAGCTGCAACGACTGATCAGGTTTCTGCCAGAAAAGCCCGGAACACTATTTTACTCCACGGCCTGCAGCTCCTTCTCTGCATGCTTACCTACATCACCCCGTTTATAATCTATTTTTTCTTAGTCTTGTTCCCTAAATATAGaactgtatttatgtatttatcatATCTAGTGTCTAATGTCTTTCCGAGGCTGCTCAGTCCTCTTATATATGGAGTCCGAGATCTAACCATGTACAGACATgtcaaaatgtatttaacatGTAATTTATTCAGTCCAAAAGTTCAACCAAAAGCTAATGGGATTTAA
- the LOC140559669 gene encoding odorant receptor 131-2-like has translation MNSSVNQLALLEEIISRNCIIIFFGFTIICINGTFVVTFFKSSIFYTDPRYILYVHLVVNDMLMVWISVTLHVMSYTLQSVNISLCSVLLFIASTTQKITPLNLAGMAVERYIAICKPLHHPHICTVHRTYILICLIWVTGALPALANVIIAAIFQTFNAFNTVPFCASSYVYVSVYHDTRNKAVQGIYMSTVWIIVVFTYCRVLLTARRMSTDKVSAKKAQNTIMLHGVQLLLCMLSYTTPVLDTVLVFLMPARQRDIRFWNYFLTNITPRLLSPLIYGVRDQTFVKHMKKIYLGRIFIIKIESVKQ, from the coding sequence ATGAACTCCTCTGTGAATCAGCTGGCACTTCTTGAAGAAATAATCAGCAGAAACTGCATTATTATCTTTTTTGGATTCACCATCATCTGCATCAATGGAACCTTTGTTGTCACGTTTTTTAAGAGTTCCATCTTCTATACAGATCCcagatatattttatatgtacaCTTGGTTGTGAATGACATGCTTATGGTTTGGATTTCAGTGACATTACATGTAATGTCATATACATTGCAAAGTGTGAACATCTCCCTATGTTCTGTACTGCTGTTCATAGCATCTACAACTCAAAAGATCACTCCACTCAACCTGGCTGGCATGGCAGTGGAGCGCTACATTGCCATCTGCAAACCTTTGCACCACCCTCACATCTGTACAGTGCACAGAACGTACATCCTCATCTGTCTGATATGGGTGACTGGAGCTTTGCCTGCACTGGCAAATGTGATTATTGCCGCCATCTTTCAAACCTTTAATGCTTTTAACACAGTGCCTTTCTGTGCTTCGTCATATGTGTATGTCTCAGTTTACCATGATACCAGGAATAAAGCTGTACAGGGGATTTACATGTCCACAGTTTGGATAATTGTTGTTTTCACCTATTGCAGAGTGCTGCTCACAGCTCGGAGGATGTCCACCGACAAGGTTTCGGCTAAAAAGGCTCAGAACACCATCATGTTGCACGGGGTGCAGTTGTTGCTCTGTATGTTGTCCTACACCACTCCTGTGCTGGACACAGTTCTTGTCTTTCTCATGCCAGCTCGTCAGAGAGACATCAGATTTTGGAATTACTTTCTAACAAACATTACCCCGCGGCTGCTGAGCCCCCTTATTTATGGTGTTCGAGATCAGACATTTGTCAAACACATGAAAAAAATTTACTTAGGcagaatatttattattaaaattgaaTCAGTCAAGCAATGA